TGGCACGGCGGCCTCGGCATCTGGGGCGGCGTCGGCCTGGGGGCCGTGGGCGCCTGGATCGGCGCCCGCCGCAAGGGGATCCGGCTGCTGCCGATGCTGGACGCGCTCGCGCCCGGCGTCCTGGTGGCGCAGGCGATCGGCCGCTGGGGCAACTGGTTCAACCAGGAGCTCTACGGCCGCCCGACCGACCTGCCGTGGGGCCTGGAGATCGACCAGGACCACTGGCAGTGCCTGGTCGACGGCGTGCAGACCTCCGGCAAGTACTGCGGCACCGCCTTCGGCGGACCGTACGCGGACGGCACGGTCTTCCATCCGACCTACCTCTACGAGTGCCTCTGGAACCTCGCCGCCTTCGCGCTGATCATCTGGCTCGAGCGTCGCTACCGCCTCGGGCACGGCCGGGTGATGGCCGTCTACGTCATGGCCTACACGCTGGGCCGGGGCTGGATCGAGTACATCCGCGTGGACAACGTGCAGCTCGAGGACGTCCTCGGCCTGCGCTTCAACGTGTGGACCTCGATCGTGCTCTTCGTCCTCGCGGCGGCGTACTTCGTGTGGTCGCTGCGCAACCGGCCCGGCCGGGAGGAGGACGTGTACGTCGACGGGCGGGCCACCACGCCGGACGAGGTGGCGGAGGACACACGTCCAGCATCTGATCTGTAGTTTCCAAATTAATTCAGCCGAACCAGTAGACTTAATGCAGTTGCTGGTTCGGCCATCGGGGGCCGCCTACGGGTAGGGGTGCCCCCGGTATGTCGCGTGTTGCTGTCCCGACGCCACCTGCGTCGTCCTACGAGGACCCGGGTGAGGACGTCCCACGGCCGATCGCCGTGCGGTACTCCGTGCAGGACCGGGTGTTCCTGCAGGTCGTGCGGGTGCTCGCCTTCACCGTCCTGGTCATCACCTCGGGCATCGGCATCTTCCTGGGGATCCAGTCCGTGCCGACGCTGCAGCACTACGGCCTTTCGTTCTTCACCGAGTACCGCTGGCTGCCCAGCCAGGACATCGTCGGCATCGCCGCGGTCGTGCTCGGCACGATCCAGGTCGCGGTCATCGCGCTGCTCATCGCCTTCCCGCTCTCGCTGCTGACCGCGCTCTACATCACCGACTGGGCCCCGGGCTGGGCCCGGCCGCTGCTCGTGCGTGCGGTGGACCTGATGGCCGCCGTGCCCGGCATCGTGTTCGGCCTGTGGGTGCTGATCGTCGTCCAGCCGCACGCCACGCTGGTGACCCACTGGATCAGCAAGCACTTCGGCTGGATCCCGTTCTTCAAGGTCCGCACCGACGTCGACTACCCGATCTGGAACCAGGCGCCGGGCTACCCGTCGTACGCGGGGTCGGCGGCGATCGCCGCGCTCGCCGTGGCGATGATGATCTACCCGATGGCGACCTCCGTGATGCGCGAGGTCTTCTCGGAGGCGCCGGCAGGCGAGAAGGAGGCGGCGCTCGCGCTGGGTGCCACCCGGTGGGCGATGGTGCGCACGGTGGTCCTGCCGTTCGGCCGCGGTGGGGTCATCGGCGGGACGATGCTGGCACTGGGCCGCGCGCTCGGCGAGACGATCTCCGTGGTGATGGTCATCTCGCAGGCCTTCGAGATCAAGCCGAACGTGCTGGAGTCCGGTACGGCGACCATCTCGGCGCTGATCGCGTCCGGGTTCAAGGAGGCCACGCCGGCGCAGCTCTCGGCCCTGCTGACCGCGGGCTTCCTGCTGTTCGTGATGACGCTCGTGGTCAACAGCCTGGCCGCGGTCGTCGTGGCCCGCTCGCGCGGAGGCGGGGTGACCGAGCTGTGACCGCCGTCGAGACCCGGCCCGAGGCCCGTGCCGAGGACCGCCCGCAGCCGCAGCCCGAGGCGGTGCCCGCTCCCGAGACGCTCCGTCGCGCCGGGCACCGCACCCGGGAGGACACGCTGACCCTGGTCGGCGCGCTGGTCGGCGCGACCGCGACGACCTGGGTCGGCTACACGCAGGTGCTGCCGTTCTCGGGCGCCGTCGGCTTCGCCGTGATCTGGTACGCCGTCTTCGTCGCCTTCTACGCCGGCCTGACGGCGCTCACCCAGCCCCGCCGCATCGTCGTGGACCGCGTCGTCGCGTCGGTCGTGATGGCCGCTCCGGCGCTGGTCGGCCTCGCCCTGCTCAGCACGGTGGTCTCCACGGTGTGGAAGGGCCTGCCGGCCCTGACGCACTGGAACTTCTTCTTCGACGACATGGCCGGGGTGCACGCCGATGCGCCCTTCACGACGGGCGGTATCGCCCATGCGCTGGTCGGCACCGTCATCGAGGTCTGCATCGCCGTGTCCATCGCCATGCCGCTCGGCGTCGCGACGGCGGTCTACATCTCCGAGGTCGGCGGCCGGGGCGCGGTCCTCGTGCGCACCGTCGTGGAGGCGATGACCGCGCTGCCCTCGATCGTGGCGGGCCTGTTCATCTACACCGTCTGGATCGTCAACCTGGGCATGGAGACGAGCGGCCTCGCGGCTTCGCTCGCGCTCGCGGTGATGGCGCTGCCGATCATGGCCCGCGCGAGCGAGGTCGTCCTGCGCGTCGTGCCGAACGGCCTGCGCGAGGCGTCGTACGCCCTCGGCGCCGGGCGCTGGCAGACCGTGTGGAAGGTGGTCCTGCCGACCGCGCGCCCGGGCCTGGCGACCGCGCTCATCCTCGGCGTGGCCCGCGCGGTCGGCGAGACCTCGCCGCTGCTGCTGACCTCCGGCGCCTCGACCTTCTTCAACGCCAACCCGACCCACAACCCGATGAACTCGCTCCCGCTGTTCGTCTACGCCTCGGTGAGCACCGGAAGCCCGGAGATGGAGCAGCGCGCGTACGCCGGCGCGACCGTCCTGCTCGCCGTGGTGCTCTCGCTGTTCCTGCTCGCCCGCCTGGCGGCCAGGGGAAGGAAGAACCGATGATCGCCACGCGCACCCGGATGCGGGTCGTCCGCACCGTCGCGCTCCTGCTCGCCGGCTACCTCGCCGTCGCGGCCGGTCCCGGCGCGGCCAGCGCCGCCGCGCCGTCGTACGCGCTGATCCAGGGCTCCGGCTCCTCGTGGGCGGCCAACGCGGTCAACCAGTGGGTGGCCGACGTCGACGCCAAGGGACTCAAGGTCGTCTACACCGCCAACGGCGCGGCCCAGGGCCGCAAGGACTACGCCAACAAGTCCACGGACTTCGGCGTGACCGACTCGCCCTACCGGGGGAAGGACCCGACGACGGGCGCGACGGACTCCTCGCTCGGCCGTTCGTTCGCCTACCTGCCGGTCGTGGCCGGCGGTACGGCCTTCCCCTACAACATCGAGGTCGGCGGCAAGAAGATCCGCAACCTGCGCCTGTCGGGAGACACCCTGGCGAAGATCTTCACCAACAAGATCAGCAACTGGAACGACCCCGCGATCACCAGCGACAACAACGGCCGGGCGCTGCCGTCGATCCCGATCATCCCCGTGGTGCGCGCCGACGGCGCGGGTGTCACCAACCAGTTCAGCACGTGGATGACCAGCCAGCACGCGGGTCTCTGGAAGGACTGCAACGGCGGCAAGGCAGCCCCGACGGACTACTTCCCGCTCAACTGCGGCGAGGCCCGCGGTCCCCAGCGCGCGCAGACCGGCTCGGACGGCGTCATGAACTTCATCAAGGCCAAGGGCTCGGTCGGCGCCATCGCGATGGAGGAGTACTCCTACCCGCTGATGGCCGGCTACCCGGTCGCGAAACTGCTCAACAAGGCCGGCTACTTCACCCTGCCGACGCAGTACAACGTCGCGGTCGCGCTGACCAAGGCGGAGATCAACGACAACCCGAGCGACCCGAACTACCTGACCCAGAAGCTCGACAAGGTCTACGTCAACCCGGACAAGCGGACCTACCCGCTGTCGTCGTACGTGTACGCGATCATCCCGACCGCCGCCGACGACTCCCGGATGACGACGGCGAAGCGCCAGACGATCGTCGACTTCCTCAAGCACTCGATCTGCGAGGGCCAGTCGGAGATCGGCCCGATCGGCTACTCGCCGCTGCCGATCAACCTGGTCCAGGCGAGCTTCACCCAGGTCAACAAGCTGAAGAAGGCCGACCCCAAGGTGTCCTTCGACGCCTCGATCATCCAGAACGTCAAGAACTGCCACAACCCGACGTTCGTCGCCGGCCACCCCGAGCAGAACCTGCTCGCGAAGATCGCGCCCTTCCCGGCCGACTGTGACCGGCCCGGCAAGGGCCCGTGCGCCGACGGCGTGGGCTCCTACAACGACAACCCGAACGGGACCGGCGGCCCCAAGGGCGGTACGACGGACACCGGCTCCGACACGCCCGGTGCCGCGACGACCGACACCGACGGCGACGGCATCCCCGACGCCCCGGCGGGTGCCGGCGACGTCCCGGTGGCCGGCGGCGGCGCCGACGGCACCGGCGCCGGGACCACGAGCGACGACGTGCAGGTCGTCGCGACCACCCTCGACCCCGACGCGGGGTCCGGCCCGCCGTCGGTCCTGGCCGCGCTCGTGATCGGCCTGTTCGCCGGCGTGCTCATCGTGCCGCCCGTGGTGGCGCAGGTGGTCGGCCGGAGGCGGTCGTGATGGCCGGCCGGGCGACAGGCCGGGTGACAGGCGGGGGCACGGCACGACGCCGGGCCGAGCGGCTCCTCTTCGCGCTCGCGTTCGTGCTCGGCGGCCTGGCGGTCGTGCTCCCCGGCGGACAGGCGCCCGCCGGTGCTGCCGAGGGCGTGACGAAGTCGGTGACCGCCGTCCGGGCCTTCCTCGACGCCGACGGCAAGGAGACGGTCGCCTCCACCAACAAGGTGCGGCTCAACGTCTCGCAGACCACCAACCTGCGCGGACGCCAGGAGATCAAGGTCCGCTGGGAGGGGGCGCACCCGACCGGCGCCGTCGTGCCCGACCCGAACTCGTCCGACGGCCGCAACCAGGAGTACCCCTTCGTCCTCCTGCAGTGCCGCGGCGTCGACACCGACGGTGCCACCCCCAAGGGGCAGGTGAGGCTCTCGCCGGAGACCTGCTGGACCCAGACGGCGCCCGAGCGCTACCTCGCGGCCGCCTCGAGCACGCCGTCGTGGCGCTTCGACGCCTGGGCGAAGGCCGAGGACCGCGAGGCGATCGTCGGCCCGCCCGCCACCCTGCCGAAGGCGTGCTCGTCGGTGTCCCAGCTGACCACCGAGCACTGGCTGCCCTTCAAGGCCGCCGGCGGCACGACCTACTACGGCGGACCGGACCCGGGCGTCGGCTGCATGCCGCTGCCGCCGGAGTCCGACTCGGCCGAGGCCGGCGGCCTGCCGAGCAACACGACCTACGGCATCACCGGCTCCGACGGCAAGGGCTCCGCCGACTTCGCGGTGTGGACCAAGGCGGAGAACGCCTCGCTCGGGTGCTCGGCCAAGGTCGCCTGCGCCCTCGTCGCGGTGCCCGTCGTCGGCGTCAGCTGCGACGCGTTCGGCACCACGCTGCCGGAGGGCACCCAGCTGACGACCAAGGCCGGGGTGCCGCTGACCGACGCCCAGCTGGCGAGCGGCGATGCCACCTGCCGTCGTACCGGCTCGTACGCGGCGGGGGAGCCGGCGTCGAGCCGGACCTCCGACCAGGCCGTGCGCGGCAACCTGTGGTGGACGCCGTCGAACTGGCGCAACCGGATCACGGTCCCGCTCGAGTTCGCGCAGACCGCCGAGGTCTGCCCGGTGGAGTCGGTCGAGAAGCCGCTCGAGCTGATGGGCTCGGTGGTGCTCAACGAGCTGACCGCCTCGTGGCGCCCGAAGTTCTGCACCACCGACTCGCTGTACTCGTTCACCCACGTGCAGCAGGCCGAGTCGCTCGCGCGCAGCCTCGTCCAGTCCGGCGAGATCAAGGGCGCGTTCAGCACCGCTCCACAGCCGGGCGGCTACCAGCGCCCGGTGGCCCAGGCCCCCATCGCCTTCGGCGGGTTCGCCATCGCGTTCTCGATCGACAACGGGGACAAGCGGCGCCGTGAGCAGCTGAACCTCAACGCCCGGCTGGTCGCGAAGCTGCTCAGCGCGTCGTACCCGGCGGTGGCGTTCGTGCGCAACGGGCACGAGGGGCTGGGCGACAACCCGCTCAACATCACCCTCGACCCGGAGTTCCGCGCGCTCAACCCCGGCATCGACGAGCGATCGACGCTGCAGGCGGGCGCGGCGCTGCAGGTGTTCTCGTCGAACTCCGACCTCGTGTGGGCGCTGACCCGCTGGATCGACGCCGACCCCGAGGCGCGTGCCTGGCTCGACGGCACGCCCGACCCCTGGGGGATGAAGGTGAACCCGGCGTACAAGGGCCTCGACCTGCCGGTCGACAACTGGCCGCTGCTCGACGAGTTCGTGGCGCCGCAGTGGTACATCGACGACAACGCCTGCTACCGGAAGAGCCCGACGCCCTACCTGCAGCTGGTCGCGAACCCGCTGTCCGGCCTCGGTGCCGTCGGCCTCAACCTGCAGTTCGCCAGCTCGGCCGCAGCCACCGTCTGCCGCTACGACGGGTACGACGCCACGACGCTGCCGCTGCGCACGGAGGGCCGGCAGGCCGTCGGCTACCGCTTCGTCCTCGGGCTCGTCTCGCTCCCGGCGGCGCGTCGCTACAACCTCCGCACCGCGGCCCTGCAGTCGAGCTCCGAGGTGGCCGCCGGCAAGCGGTTCTCGGACGCCTCCGGGCGGACGTTCGTCGAGCCCGACACCAAGGGCCTCACGGCCGCGGCCGGCCTGCTGGAGGCCGACGACGAGGCGGGCACCTGGGTCGTCGCCGACGACGCGCTCGGCACGGCGAAGGGCAAGGCGGCCTATCCGGGGGCGATGCCGGTGTACGCCGTCTTCCCGACGAGCGGCGAGGACACCGCCACGGCGACCAAGCTGGCGAAGTTCCTCTGCTACGCCGGCGGCGCCGGCCAGACGCCCGGCCAGGCCAACGGTTCGCTGCCCGCGGGCTACCTGCCGCTCACGGCCGACAACGGCTTCGCCACGCAGCAGGCCTACCTGGCCAACGCGGTCAACGCCGTGCGCGCGCAGAAGGGCGCCGTCCCGGCGCTCGAGGTGACGGGGAAGGCGCCCACCCTCGCGAAGGCGTGCGACTTCTCCACCGCCGCTGCGCCGGTCCAGGAGTCACCGCCGAAGGCGGGGGCCGCAGGCGACGTGCCGGCCGCACCGGTCGTGGCCGATGACGCGCCGCCGGCTGAGAAGCCCGCCGCCGCCCCGGCTGCGCCGGTGGTCGAGGCCGAGACCGTGCTCACGGCCGGCGAGCAGTCCTCGCTCGGCCGGGTCGGCCTGCCCACGCTGGTGCTCATGGCGGCGCTGAGCGCGATCGCCGGGTCCGTGCTGCGCTGGCTCGACCTGCTGCAGGGACTGGTCTCCAGCGTCGTCGCCAGCGCCCGCCGGCCCGCACCCCGGAGGCGGGCATGAGCGACCCCACCCGCACCCTGGTCCACGACGGCGAGGTCGACGCCTCGCCGCCGCCCGGGCGCGCCGAGGAGCACATCCGGATCGCGGGAGGCCGCGCGATGCTCGCGCTGTCCCTGCTGCTCGGGTGGTTCCTCCTGTACCTGCTGGTTCTGAGCGACTTCGAGCAGAACCATGCACAGAACGTGCTCTACGGCGAGCTACGCACCCAGCTCGCCGAGGGCACGGCACCGACGGGCGCACCGGTGCGAGCCGGTGCGCCCGTCGCCCTGCTCGACATCCCCTCCCTCGACGTCGACTCGCTGGTCGTCGTGGAGGGCACGCGGTCCCGCCAGCTGCAGGACGGTCCGGGCCACCGCCCGGGCACCGTGCTGCCGGGACAGCAGGGCGTGAGTGTCGTGGCAGGCCGCTCGACGTCGTACGGCAGGCCGTTCGCGGACCTGCCCGACATCGAGCGTGGTGCCGAGGTCGTCGTGACGACCGCCCAGGGACGCTTCGAGTACGTCGTCTCCGGGATCCGGGTCGACGGCGACCCGATGCCCGCGCCCCCGGGGGACGGGGCGAGCCGGCTGATCCTGGTGACCTCCTCCGGCTCGGGCTCGCGCCTGGCGCGGCTCCAACCCTCCCACACCGTGTACGTCGACGCCGAGCTCCGCTCCGGCGCGGCCGCTGCCGGTCCGCGCTCGTCGGCGGACCCGGAGCCGACGCTGCTGGAGCCGCACGTCGACCGGCTCACCCTGGCCGAGCTCGCGCTCGCGCTGCAGGTGCTGCTGGGTGCCCTCGCCGCCTTCGTGTGGGCGTGGAGCCGCTGGTCGCGCAGGGCGGCGTGGATCGCGGGCGCGCCCGCGGTCGTGGCCGCGCTGTGGCTGGTCTCGTCGATCGGAGCCCGCCTCCTGCCTGCCCTCATCTGATCCCGGTCCGCGAGGCCCCGGGTCACCGGGGCCTCGCCCGCTCGTTAAATCGACTGAACCACTAGAGATAGGTAAGTTTCATGATCCGCAGGACGTCTGCTTCCGCAGCGGTGCTCGGCCTGGCGACCGTCGCCGGGCTCGCCTTCACCCTCACCCCCGCCCAGGCCGACCCGGCCCCCCAGCCCGACGACGTCGTGGCGACGGGCTCGGACATCATCCAGAACTCGTTCAACTTCCTCGCCGACGGCTACCACGAGCTGCCCGGCTACAACACGGCCGGCAACCGCTACCGGTTCATCAACTTCGACTCCTCGGGCGACGCCCAGGGCCGCAGCGCCTTCACCGACCCGCGCCTGCTGCCGACGATCACCGGCAACGGCACCGTCGGCGACGCCGACACCAAGTACGTCAAGCAGTCCGACATCAAGCTGCTCAACCCGACGATCGCGCTGCGCGCCGGCCAGGACCTCGTCGTCCGGCCCAGCGGCGGTGGCGGCGGCGGTCGCGACGCGATCATCAACGACGACCAGGGCTGGATCGACGTGGGCCGCAGCCCCGACGCGCTCAACGACACCCACCAGAACCTGATCCAGTCGAAGCAGGGCACCAAGCTCTACCGCGTCCAGATCGCCACCGACCGGCAGCTGATCGCGACGGCCACGACGACGAACGCGCCCGCGACCCTCTCGGCCGAGACGATCCTCAAGATCTACAAGGGCGACATCACCACGTGGGGCCAGGTGCCCGGTTACTCCGGCCCTGCTGCAGGCGAGACGATCATCCCGCTGATCCTGCCGACCGACGCGGGCATGTGGAACACCTTCGTCAAGAACGTCGGCCAGCAGAACCCCGGCGTCTCGGTCACCAGCGACGTGCTGCGCAGCAACCCGAACAAGATCCAGGTCCAGCAGAACGACCCGACCGCGATCACCAACCTGCCGGACGCGCAGCGCAAGAACGCGATCGTGCCGTTCCCGCGCGGGCGCTACCGCACGCTCAACACGGGCTACTACACGCAGACCTTCGACGGTCAGAAGACGAACAACTACAACACCGAGACCGGCCACCGCACCCCTGCGGACGCCAGCGGCATCAAGCTCCTCGACGGTGACAGCACCTCCGACGTGCTGGACAAGACGGCGCCGTACGGCGGCAACTTCGCCTACAACGCGCTGATCCGCGAGTCGGACCTGACGTCCAACGAGCCGTGGCAGCCGGGCAGCACGCTCAACTGGGTCCAGGCGCTGTTCTACAACCCGGACGGCCCGCTGCCCTTCGTGCGCACGCCTGCCGGCCAGGCCCTGCTCGAGGCGGCCGGCGTCACGCCGGACTACCACGTGTTCGGCACCAACAACGCAGAGATCCCGGTCGACTGAGCCCGCCGGGCCAGGAACCAACCGTCATGGGAACCAGGGTGCTCACCATCAGCGGCGCCGGCACGAGGACGCGCCTCGCGCTCGGCCTCGCGGTCGTCGCCGTCGTCGTCGCGAGCGTGCTCGTGTGGCGGCTCGGGTCGACCGAGGAGGCGCCGTACACGGACCCGGCGTCGACGGGCGGACTGACGCTCTGCTCGGCCGACGGCAAGGCCGTCACGGAGGGCCGGACGGGGGACAGGCCGTTCGCGGACCTGGTGCTGGGGGACACCCCGCTGCCCGACGACGCCGACCCGGCCGGTGCGGTGGCGACGCTGTACGCCTACCAGCCGCGGGAGGGCATCGCGCCCGGTGAGTTCAGCGGGTCGCCGATCACGGCCGCGGTCGCGTTCGCCGACCCGTCCCGTCCGGCCACCCGTGTCACGGCCGACGCCTGGTCCCTGGGGGACTTCGTCACGGCCTTCCCGGCGAGCCTCCAGGGCTACGTCCAGCTGCGGCTGGTGCTCGGGACGCCGCAGCTCGGGACGCTCGCCGACGGCTACGACACGGCGGACATCAAGGTCGACGGCGACCGGTGGGAGCTGGTGCGCGGCGGTTCCGCCTCGTGCCGCGACGCCGCGTCCGCCGTCGCCGACGGTTCCTGACCCGACCGGTCGACCACAGACTTCGAGGAGAAGAGATGAAGATCAGCAAGCAGAAGAGGTGGGGTGCCGCCGTCGGGCT
Above is a genomic segment from Nocardioides aromaticivorans containing:
- the pstC gene encoding phosphate ABC transporter permease subunit PstC yields the protein MSRVAVPTPPASSYEDPGEDVPRPIAVRYSVQDRVFLQVVRVLAFTVLVITSGIGIFLGIQSVPTLQHYGLSFFTEYRWLPSQDIVGIAAVVLGTIQVAVIALLIAFPLSLLTALYITDWAPGWARPLLVRAVDLMAAVPGIVFGLWVLIVVQPHATLVTHWISKHFGWIPFFKVRTDVDYPIWNQAPGYPSYAGSAAIAALAVAMMIYPMATSVMREVFSEAPAGEKEAALALGATRWAMVRTVVLPFGRGGVIGGTMLALGRALGETISVVMVISQAFEIKPNVLESGTATISALIASGFKEATPAQLSALLTAGFLLFVMTLVVNSLAAVVVARSRGGGVTEL
- a CDS encoding sortase, with amino-acid sequence MSDPTRTLVHDGEVDASPPPGRAEEHIRIAGGRAMLALSLLLGWFLLYLLVLSDFEQNHAQNVLYGELRTQLAEGTAPTGAPVRAGAPVALLDIPSLDVDSLVVVEGTRSRQLQDGPGHRPGTVLPGQQGVSVVAGRSTSYGRPFADLPDIERGAEVVVTTAQGRFEYVVSGIRVDGDPMPAPPGDGASRLILVTSSGSGSRLARLQPSHTVYVDAELRSGAAAAGPRSSADPEPTLLEPHVDRLTLAELALALQVLLGALAAFVWAWSRWSRRAAWIAGAPAVVAALWLVSSIGARLLPALI
- a CDS encoding substrate-binding domain-containing protein — encoded protein: MIATRTRMRVVRTVALLLAGYLAVAAGPGAASAAAPSYALIQGSGSSWAANAVNQWVADVDAKGLKVVYTANGAAQGRKDYANKSTDFGVTDSPYRGKDPTTGATDSSLGRSFAYLPVVAGGTAFPYNIEVGGKKIRNLRLSGDTLAKIFTNKISNWNDPAITSDNNGRALPSIPIIPVVRADGAGVTNQFSTWMTSQHAGLWKDCNGGKAAPTDYFPLNCGEARGPQRAQTGSDGVMNFIKAKGSVGAIAMEEYSYPLMAGYPVAKLLNKAGYFTLPTQYNVAVALTKAEINDNPSDPNYLTQKLDKVYVNPDKRTYPLSSYVYAIIPTAADDSRMTTAKRQTIVDFLKHSICEGQSEIGPIGYSPLPINLVQASFTQVNKLKKADPKVSFDASIIQNVKNCHNPTFVAGHPEQNLLAKIAPFPADCDRPGKGPCADGVGSYNDNPNGTGGPKGGTTDTGSDTPGAATTDTDGDGIPDAPAGAGDVPVAGGGADGTGAGTTSDDVQVVATTLDPDAGSGPPSVLAALVIGLFAGVLIVPPVVAQVVGRRRS
- a CDS encoding substrate-binding domain-containing protein produces the protein MIRRTSASAAVLGLATVAGLAFTLTPAQADPAPQPDDVVATGSDIIQNSFNFLADGYHELPGYNTAGNRYRFINFDSSGDAQGRSAFTDPRLLPTITGNGTVGDADTKYVKQSDIKLLNPTIALRAGQDLVVRPSGGGGGGRDAIINDDQGWIDVGRSPDALNDTHQNLIQSKQGTKLYRVQIATDRQLIATATTTNAPATLSAETILKIYKGDITTWGQVPGYSGPAAGETIIPLILPTDAGMWNTFVKNVGQQNPGVSVTSDVLRSNPNKIQVQQNDPTAITNLPDAQRKNAIVPFPRGRYRTLNTGYYTQTFDGQKTNNYNTETGHRTPADASGIKLLDGDSTSDVLDKTAPYGGNFAYNALIRESDLTSNEPWQPGSTLNWVQALFYNPDGPLPFVRTPAGQALLEAAGVTPDYHVFGTNNAEIPVD
- the lgt gene encoding prolipoprotein diacylglyceryl transferase, whose translation is MLPQLITATIPSPANGVWHIGPFPLRGYALCIILGIVVAIWIGEKRWQARGGTLGEVQDVALWAVPFGLVGARLYHVATDWEKYFGSDGSPVDALYVWHGGLGIWGGVGLGAVGAWIGARRKGIRLLPMLDALAPGVLVAQAIGRWGNWFNQELYGRPTDLPWGLEIDQDHWQCLVDGVQTSGKYCGTAFGGPYADGTVFHPTYLYECLWNLAAFALIIWLERRYRLGHGRVMAVYVMAYTLGRGWIEYIRVDNVQLEDVLGLRFNVWTSIVLFVLAAAYFVWSLRNRPGREEDVYVDGRATTPDEVAEDTRPASDL
- the pstA gene encoding phosphate ABC transporter permease PstA; this translates as MTAVETRPEARAEDRPQPQPEAVPAPETLRRAGHRTREDTLTLVGALVGATATTWVGYTQVLPFSGAVGFAVIWYAVFVAFYAGLTALTQPRRIVVDRVVASVVMAAPALVGLALLSTVVSTVWKGLPALTHWNFFFDDMAGVHADAPFTTGGIAHALVGTVIEVCIAVSIAMPLGVATAVYISEVGGRGAVLVRTVVEAMTALPSIVAGLFIYTVWIVNLGMETSGLAASLALAVMALPIMARASEVVLRVVPNGLREASYALGAGRWQTVWKVVLPTARPGLATALILGVARAVGETSPLLLTSGASTFFNANPTHNPMNSLPLFVYASVSTGSPEMEQRAYAGATVLLAVVLSLFLLARLAARGRKNR